In Phenylobacterium zucineum HLK1, one DNA window encodes the following:
- a CDS encoding malonate--CoA ligase encodes MSENLYDLLAGGFPADRSKPCFLLGDGSAISYGELEAAAGRIAARLLAEGVGPGDRVALQAEKSPEVIMIYLGVLKAGAVFLPLNAAYTAAEVDYFLGDAEPKVFVTDPPAFVRDAAAHAPLAQAVPRAASDLASLIYTSGTTGRSKGAMLSHGNLATNAVALHRAWGFGPDDVLLHALPVFHVHGLFVALHCALLSGCPMVWLPKFEDAAVLAGLRRSTVMMGVPTFYTRLLANPAFTREAAAGVRLFISGSAPLLPSTFAEFEARTGRRILERYGMSEAVIITTNPLEGERLAGSVGYPLPGVELRIGGGDETGVIEIRGPSVFSGYWRMPDKTAQEFTADGFFVTGDVGRQDPDGRVWISGRAKDLIISGGYNVYPKEVELVLDELPGVRESAVIGAPHPDFGEGVVAVVIGQGDEAALIAEARRQLAAYKAPKRVLFVDELPRNAMGKVQKNLLRERYADVFSS; translated from the coding sequence ATGAGCGAGAACCTCTACGACCTGCTGGCCGGCGGCTTTCCCGCCGACCGCTCGAAACCCTGCTTCCTGCTCGGCGACGGCAGCGCGATCAGCTACGGCGAGCTCGAGGCGGCCGCCGGCCGGATCGCCGCGCGCCTCCTGGCCGAGGGAGTCGGGCCGGGCGACCGGGTGGCCCTGCAGGCCGAGAAGTCGCCCGAGGTCATCATGATCTACCTGGGCGTGCTGAAGGCCGGCGCGGTCTTCCTGCCGCTCAACGCCGCCTACACGGCCGCCGAGGTGGACTACTTCCTGGGCGACGCCGAGCCGAAGGTCTTCGTCACCGATCCGCCCGCCTTCGTGCGCGACGCCGCGGCCCACGCGCCGCTGGCCCAGGCGGTCCCGCGGGCGGCCTCCGACCTGGCCTCGCTGATCTACACCAGCGGCACGACCGGGCGCTCCAAGGGCGCTATGCTGAGCCACGGCAATCTGGCGACGAACGCCGTCGCCCTGCACCGGGCCTGGGGGTTCGGGCCGGACGACGTGCTGCTGCACGCTCTGCCCGTCTTCCACGTCCACGGCCTGTTCGTGGCGCTGCACTGCGCCCTCCTGTCCGGCTGCCCGATGGTCTGGCTGCCGAAGTTCGAGGACGCCGCGGTCCTGGCCGGGCTGCGGCGCTCGACGGTGATGATGGGCGTGCCGACCTTCTACACGCGCCTCCTGGCCAATCCGGCGTTCACGCGCGAGGCGGCGGCGGGCGTGCGGCTGTTCATCTCGGGCTCGGCGCCGCTGCTACCGTCCACCTTCGCGGAGTTCGAGGCGCGCACCGGCCGGCGGATCCTCGAGCGGTACGGGATGAGCGAGGCGGTGATCATCACCACCAATCCGCTGGAGGGCGAGCGGCTGGCCGGCTCGGTCGGCTATCCGCTGCCCGGCGTCGAGCTGCGGATCGGCGGGGGAGATGAGACGGGCGTCATCGAGATCCGCGGGCCCAGCGTCTTCTCGGGCTACTGGCGGATGCCGGACAAGACGGCCCAGGAGTTCACCGCCGACGGCTTCTTCGTCACCGGCGACGTGGGCCGCCAGGACCCCGACGGGCGGGTCTGGATCTCGGGCCGGGCCAAGGACCTGATCATCTCGGGCGGCTACAACGTCTATCCGAAAGAGGTCGAGCTGGTGCTGGACGAGCTGCCCGGCGTGCGCGAGAGCGCCGTGATCGGCGCGCCGCATCCCGACTTCGGCGAGGGCGTGGTGGCGGTGGTGATCGGGCAGGGCGACGAGGCCGCCCTCATCGCCGAGGCGCGCAGGCAGCTCGCCGCCTACAAGGCGCCCAAGCGCGTCCTTTTCGTCGATGAACTGCCCCGCAACGCCATGGGCAAGGTCCAGAAGAACCTGCTGCGCGAGCGCTACGCCGACGTCTTCTCCAGCTGA
- the ppc gene encoding phosphoenolpyruvate carboxylase produces the protein MTQSVPDQLRAAVRFLGRVLGDVIRAQDGVAVFNQIEDIRQASVGFHREGTPEAARLMAERLGSLSLEDTVRFAHSFACFLQITNIAEDQIQRRRIRAGEARPDTLAGAVRALAADGVERKEVEDLLAGALIAPVITAHPSEVRRKSVLDRQSAIARGLEAFDRARTDAEREAAEQELVREVSIFWRTRLLRHVKIAVGDEIENAVSYFERSFLAALPRLYARWRHVLGQDEALASFLRVGSWVGGDRDGNPFVTAQVMRQALARQSRAALRLYLDQVHALGAELSISSDLAGVTPELQALADKAHDASPHRTDEPYRRALTGVYARLAATYPLLTGEAPPRPASTPGEPYEDPQTLRADLQTVLDSLLRMHGEAFADGPLPDLIRAVDVFGFHLATLDMRQNSAVHARVAAELLRTAGVCADYEALDEAGRCQLLLSELRHGRLLASPFATYSEETARELEILATAAEIKRRYGPDSIRAYIVSNTTSVSDLLEVYLLLKEVGLFRPGAPPTAEILAEPLFETIEDLRAAPKTMARYLALPQIHDLLAGHGLQEVMIGYSDSNKDGSYLTSTWELHKTSRALASVVGGAGLRLQLFHGRGGAVGRGGGSSFEALVAQPRGTVGGRIRITEQGEVVANKYADPELAGQSLETLTAGVVLASLRRHASEDLAAPQTKAMDALARHAMQAYRSLVYETPGFVDYFFAATPIAEIADLNIGSRPTSRQASRSIQGLRAIPWVFSWSQSRAMLPGWYGFGSAVANGGVPMAQLRELFESWPFFATTLANMEMVLAKGDLAIAGRYAGLVEDQALAETVFGQIRAEWERTTEALLEITGQSALLEHNPDLAAVIRSRLPYIDPLNHLQIELIRRRRSGDDQEAVRQGIHLTINGVAAGLRNTG, from the coding sequence ATGACCCAGTCGGTTCCGGACCAGCTGCGCGCCGCCGTGCGCTTCCTCGGCCGCGTCCTGGGCGACGTGATCCGCGCCCAGGACGGGGTGGCGGTGTTCAACCAGATCGAGGACATCCGCCAGGCCTCGGTGGGCTTCCACCGCGAGGGCACGCCCGAGGCGGCGCGGCTGATGGCCGAGCGGCTCGGGTCGCTCAGCCTGGAGGACACGGTCCGTTTCGCCCACTCGTTCGCCTGTTTCCTGCAGATCACCAACATCGCCGAGGACCAGATCCAGCGCCGCCGAATCCGGGCCGGGGAGGCCCGCCCGGACACCCTGGCCGGCGCGGTCCGCGCGCTGGCGGCCGACGGCGTGGAGCGGAAGGAGGTCGAGGATCTCCTGGCCGGCGCCCTCATCGCCCCCGTGATCACCGCCCACCCGAGCGAGGTGCGCCGCAAGAGCGTGCTCGATCGGCAGAGCGCCATCGCCCGCGGGCTGGAGGCCTTCGACCGCGCCCGCACCGACGCCGAGCGGGAGGCCGCCGAGCAGGAGCTGGTCCGCGAGGTCTCGATCTTCTGGCGCACCCGGCTGCTGCGGCACGTGAAGATCGCGGTCGGCGACGAGATCGAGAACGCCGTCTCCTATTTCGAGCGCAGCTTCCTGGCGGCCCTGCCGAGGCTCTACGCGCGCTGGCGCCACGTGCTGGGGCAGGACGAGGCCCTGGCCAGCTTCCTGCGCGTCGGCTCGTGGGTCGGCGGCGACCGGGACGGCAATCCCTTCGTCACCGCCCAGGTGATGCGCCAGGCCCTGGCGCGCCAGTCGCGGGCGGCGCTCCGGCTCTACCTCGACCAGGTCCACGCCCTGGGCGCGGAACTCTCCATCTCGTCGGACCTCGCGGGCGTCACGCCCGAACTCCAGGCGCTGGCCGACAAGGCGCACGACGCCTCGCCGCACCGGACCGACGAGCCGTACCGGCGGGCGCTGACGGGCGTCTACGCGCGCCTGGCGGCCACCTATCCGCTGCTGACGGGAGAGGCGCCGCCGCGGCCCGCCAGCACTCCGGGCGAGCCCTACGAGGACCCGCAGACGTTGCGGGCCGACCTGCAGACCGTGCTGGATTCGCTCCTGCGGATGCATGGGGAGGCCTTCGCCGACGGGCCGCTGCCGGACCTCATCCGCGCGGTGGACGTGTTCGGCTTCCACCTGGCGACGCTCGACATGCGGCAGAACTCCGCCGTCCACGCCCGCGTGGCGGCCGAACTGCTGCGCACGGCGGGCGTCTGCGCCGACTACGAGGCCCTGGACGAGGCCGGCCGCTGCCAGCTGCTTCTGTCCGAGCTGCGGCACGGCCGGCTGCTCGCCTCGCCGTTCGCGACCTACAGCGAGGAGACCGCGCGCGAGCTGGAGATCCTGGCCACGGCCGCCGAGATCAAGCGGCGCTACGGGCCGGACTCGATCCGCGCCTACATCGTCTCGAACACCACCTCGGTGTCGGACCTTCTGGAGGTCTATCTGCTGCTGAAGGAGGTGGGCCTGTTCCGGCCCGGCGCCCCGCCGACGGCCGAGATCCTCGCCGAGCCGCTGTTCGAGACCATCGAGGACCTGCGCGCCGCGCCCAAGACCATGGCGCGCTACCTGGCCCTGCCGCAGATCCACGACCTCCTCGCGGGGCACGGCCTGCAGGAGGTGATGATCGGCTACTCCGACTCCAACAAGGACGGCAGCTACCTCACCTCCACCTGGGAGCTGCACAAGACCTCGCGGGCGCTGGCCTCGGTGGTGGGCGGGGCCGGCCTGCGGCTGCAGCTCTTCCACGGGCGCGGCGGGGCCGTGGGGCGCGGCGGCGGCTCCAGCTTCGAGGCCCTGGTGGCCCAGCCGCGGGGGACGGTCGGCGGCCGCATCCGCATCACCGAGCAGGGCGAGGTGGTGGCCAACAAGTACGCCGACCCGGAACTCGCGGGGCAGAGTCTCGAGACCCTGACCGCCGGCGTCGTGCTGGCCTCGCTGCGCAGGCATGCGTCCGAGGATCTGGCGGCGCCGCAGACCAAGGCGATGGACGCGCTCGCCCGTCACGCCATGCAGGCCTACCGGAGCCTCGTCTACGAGACGCCGGGTTTCGTGGACTACTTCTTCGCCGCCACCCCGATCGCCGAGATCGCCGACCTGAACATCGGCAGCCGGCCGACGTCGCGCCAGGCCAGCCGCAGCATCCAGGGGCTGCGGGCCATTCCCTGGGTGTTCTCATGGTCGCAGTCGCGGGCGATGCTGCCCGGCTGGTACGGCTTCGGCTCGGCGGTGGCGAACGGCGGCGTGCCGATGGCCCAGCTGCGCGAGCTCTTCGAGAGCTGGCCGTTCTTCGCCACCACCCTGGCCAACATGGAGATGGTCCTGGCCAAGGGCGACCTGGCCATCGCCGGCCGCTACGCGGGCCTGGTGGAGGATCAGGCCCTGGCCGAGACGGTGTTCGGGCAGATCCGCGCCGAGTGGGAGCGGACGACCGAGGCGCTGCTGGAGATCACCGGCCAGTCGGCGCTGCTGGAGCACAATCCCGACCTGGCGGCGGTGATCCGCTCGCGGCTGCCCTACATCGATCCCCTGAACCACCTGCAGATCGAGCTGATCCGCCGCCGCCGTTCAGGGGACGATCAGGAGGCCGTGCGCCAGGGCATCCACCTGACGATCAACGGCGTGGCGGCGGGCCTTCGGAACACCGGCTGA
- a CDS encoding M13 family metallopeptidase: MTFRPSWLAAASAAALLAACATTPTAPSAESAAQPAPAPAPERPKAQVGTFGFDVSGMDTSVAAGEDFFRYANGKWADRTEIPADRSNITSFAAIAETAAQRTRAIIEQAAASDAPAGSEARKIGDYFASFMDEARIEQLGVAPVKPELDRITAIRTRADLSRELGAALRADVDALNATDFYTDRLFGLWVAEDLTDTTVYRPYIMQGGLGMPDREYYLGDSERFRELRTKYQAHVAAMFRLAGFDDAEARAKRVVDLETAIARTHWTVDQTADIQKANTVWTRAELAAKAPGIDWTAFLTAAGLQDQPRFGAWQDSAIAGTARLVGSQPLQAWRDYLAFHAVERGAPYLSKAFVDEHFAFNGQALTGQPEQRERWKRGVDNTSAALGEAVGKLYVERHFSPEAKAKVQEMADNVLKAFGRRIDSLDWMSPETKAEARKKLANFRVYVGYPDTWRDYSGLEIVRGDAYGNQFRAELFEYRRNLAKLGRPVDREEWFMTPHTVNALFAPSQNSIIFPAGILEPTFFDPAADPAVNYGAIGGVIGHEVSHGFDDLGAQFDSDGNLRNWWKPEDLARFRAEAKKLADQYSAYEALPGLNLRGEQVLGENIADVAGLATAYDAYRLSLGGGEGPVIDGFTADQRFFLGWAQNYRAKYREAALRRAVITGVHSPGPWRALTVRNLDQWYPAFDVQPGQALHLAPADRVKIW; the protein is encoded by the coding sequence ATGACGTTCCGCCCCTCGTGGCTCGCCGCCGCCTCGGCCGCAGCCCTGCTCGCCGCCTGCGCCACCACGCCGACAGCGCCTTCCGCCGAATCCGCCGCCCAACCCGCCCCCGCGCCGGCGCCCGAACGCCCTAAGGCCCAGGTCGGGACGTTCGGCTTCGACGTCTCGGGCATGGATACGTCGGTCGCCGCCGGCGAGGACTTCTTCCGCTACGCCAACGGCAAGTGGGCGGACCGCACCGAGATTCCCGCCGACCGCTCGAACATCACCAGCTTCGCCGCCATCGCCGAGACGGCCGCCCAGCGCACGCGGGCGATCATCGAGCAGGCCGCCGCCTCCGACGCGCCGGCCGGGTCCGAGGCCCGCAAGATCGGGGACTACTTCGCCAGCTTCATGGACGAGGCGCGGATCGAGCAGCTCGGCGTCGCGCCCGTGAAGCCCGAACTGGACCGCATCACCGCCATCCGCACCCGCGCCGACCTGTCCCGCGAGCTGGGCGCCGCGCTGCGCGCCGACGTGGACGCGCTGAACGCCACCGACTTCTACACCGACCGCCTCTTCGGCCTCTGGGTCGCCGAGGATCTGACCGACACCACGGTGTACCGGCCCTACATCATGCAGGGCGGGCTCGGCATGCCCGACCGCGAGTACTACCTGGGCGACAGCGAGCGCTTCCGCGAGCTGCGGACGAAGTACCAAGCGCACGTCGCCGCCATGTTCCGGCTGGCGGGCTTCGACGACGCCGAGGCGCGGGCGAAGCGCGTGGTCGACCTGGAGACCGCCATCGCCCGCACCCACTGGACCGTCGACCAGACCGCCGACATCCAGAAGGCCAACACGGTCTGGACCCGGGCCGAGCTGGCGGCCAAGGCGCCGGGGATCGACTGGACCGCGTTCCTGACCGCCGCCGGCCTGCAGGACCAGCCGCGCTTCGGCGCCTGGCAGGACAGCGCCATCGCCGGGACGGCCAGGCTGGTGGGCTCGCAGCCGCTGCAGGCCTGGCGGGACTATCTGGCCTTCCATGCGGTCGAGCGGGGCGCGCCCTACCTCTCCAAGGCGTTCGTCGACGAGCATTTCGCGTTCAACGGCCAGGCCCTGACCGGCCAACCCGAGCAGCGCGAGCGCTGGAAGCGCGGCGTGGACAACACGAGCGCGGCGCTGGGCGAGGCCGTCGGCAAGCTCTACGTCGAGCGGCACTTCAGTCCCGAGGCCAAGGCCAAGGTCCAGGAGATGGCCGACAACGTGCTGAAGGCGTTCGGCCGGCGCATCGACAGCCTCGACTGGATGAGCCCGGAGACCAAGGCCGAGGCGAGGAAGAAGCTGGCCAACTTCCGCGTCTATGTCGGCTATCCCGACACCTGGCGGGACTATTCGGGGCTGGAGATCGTCCGGGGCGACGCCTACGGCAACCAGTTCCGGGCCGAGCTCTTCGAGTACCGCCGCAACCTCGCCAAGCTGGGCCGGCCCGTGGACCGCGAGGAGTGGTTCATGACGCCCCACACGGTGAACGCGCTGTTCGCGCCAAGCCAGAACTCGATCATCTTCCCGGCGGGGATCCTGGAGCCGACGTTCTTCGACCCCGCCGCCGACCCGGCGGTGAACTACGGCGCCATCGGCGGGGTCATCGGCCATGAGGTCAGCCACGGCTTCGACGACCTGGGCGCACAGTTCGACTCCGACGGCAATCTGCGCAACTGGTGGAAGCCCGAGGACCTGGCCCGCTTCCGGGCCGAGGCCAAGAAGCTCGCCGACCAGTACAGCGCCTACGAGGCCCTGCCGGGGCTGAACCTGCGCGGCGAGCAGGTGCTGGGCGAGAACATCGCCGACGTCGCGGGCCTGGCCACCGCCTATGACGCCTACCGCCTGTCGCTTGGCGGGGGCGAGGGGCCGGTGATCGACGGCTTCACCGCCGACCAGCGGTTCTTCCTCGGCTGGGCGCAGAACTACCGGGCCAAGTACCGCGAGGCGGCGCTGCGGCGGGCGGTGATCACCGGTGTCCACTCGCCGGGCCCGTGGCGGGCGCTCACCGTCCGCAACCTTGACCAGTGGTATCCGGCTTTCGACGTCCAGCCGGGACAGGCGCTGCACCTGGCGCCGGCCGACCGGGTGAAGATCTGGTAG
- a CDS encoding TrmH family RNA methyltransferase produces the protein MAEGRVVLEKAARAMPERIVSVLVAENRLAALGPVLADLPPGTPVYAAGQAVMDSIVGFPIHRGILALGRRPERSAAGLLAGLPDRALVVGLSAIANHDNIGGIFRNAAAFGAHAVILDAACCDPLYRKAIRVSVGAALTMPFARLEAGEDLVGALAGAGLEVLALSPAGETDLADLAPPARVAALFGAEGPGLPDDVLARTRTVRIPMAGGFDSLNVATTSGIVLHHLTAKGAA, from the coding sequence GTGGCCGAGGGACGGGTGGTGCTCGAGAAGGCGGCCCGCGCCATGCCGGAGCGTATCGTCTCGGTGCTCGTCGCCGAGAACCGGCTGGCGGCGCTGGGGCCGGTGCTGGCGGACCTGCCGCCCGGTACGCCGGTCTATGCGGCAGGACAGGCGGTGATGGACTCCATCGTCGGCTTCCCGATCCACCGCGGGATCCTGGCTCTGGGTCGGCGGCCGGAGCGGTCGGCGGCCGGGCTGCTGGCGGGATTGCCGGACCGGGCGCTGGTGGTCGGGCTGTCGGCCATCGCCAACCACGACAACATCGGCGGGATCTTCCGCAACGCCGCGGCTTTCGGGGCGCACGCGGTGATCCTGGACGCCGCCTGTTGCGATCCGCTGTACCGCAAGGCGATCCGGGTCAGCGTGGGGGCGGCGTTGACCATGCCGTTCGCCCGCCTCGAAGCGGGGGAGGACCTCGTGGGCGCACTTGCGGGCGCCGGCCTGGAGGTGCTGGCGCTCAGTCCGGCCGGGGAGACGGACCTGGCCGACCTTGCGCCGCCTGCGCGCGTGGCGGCCCTGTTCGGGGCCGAAGGCCCCGGCCTGCCCGATGACGTGCTGGCGCGGACCCGGACCGTCCGCATTCCCATGGCCGGCGGCTTCGATTCGCTGAACGTCGCCACCACCAGCGGGATCGTCCTGCACCACCTGACCGCAAAGGGTGCGGCCTAA
- a CDS encoding Crp/Fnr family transcriptional regulator codes for MRKLRSLTPLPEAEEAFVRSLSERRERFAPGEELIPEGQPARRPRFVVAGWAACQRVLPDGRRQIFRLILPGDHFGFCDRAAPPSPWSVVALTALETVDAEAALDAVLDERTPALGQAMAAAAAQEQQLLLDHMVRLGQQTAYERVAHFLLELQRRLHVAGLGDNQRFPLPLTQEILADALGLSIVHVNRTLQQLRKERLIELRSGVAILLQPDVLAEVAHYEPGPAVRAPSPARRQLEKTSA; via the coding sequence GTGCGGAAGCTGCGGTCGCTTACACCCCTGCCGGAGGCCGAAGAGGCGTTCGTCCGAAGCCTGAGCGAACGCCGGGAGCGGTTCGCCCCCGGCGAGGAGCTGATCCCCGAGGGTCAGCCCGCGCGCCGGCCCAGGTTCGTTGTGGCCGGCTGGGCCGCCTGCCAGCGCGTGCTGCCGGACGGCCGGCGCCAGATCTTCCGGCTGATCCTGCCCGGCGACCACTTCGGGTTCTGCGACAGGGCCGCGCCGCCCTCGCCCTGGAGCGTGGTCGCGCTCACCGCCCTCGAGACGGTCGACGCCGAGGCCGCCCTGGACGCCGTCCTCGACGAGCGCACGCCCGCACTGGGCCAGGCGATGGCCGCCGCCGCGGCGCAGGAACAGCAGCTCCTGCTGGACCACATGGTGCGGCTCGGCCAGCAAACCGCCTACGAACGGGTCGCCCACTTCCTGCTCGAGCTTCAAAGGCGGCTGCACGTCGCCGGGCTCGGCGACAACCAGCGCTTCCCGCTGCCGCTCACCCAGGAAATCCTGGCCGACGCCCTCGGGCTGTCGATCGTCCACGTGAACCGCACGCTGCAGCAGCTGCGCAAGGAGCGGCTGATCGAGCTGCGGTCGGGCGTGGCCATCCTGCTGCAGCCGGACGTCCTGGCCGAGGTCGCCCACTACGAGCCGGGGCCCGCGGTGCGGGCCCCCTCGCCGGCCCGCCGTCAGCTGGAGAAGACGTCGGCGTAG
- a CDS encoding SDR family NAD(P)-dependent oxidoreductase, producing MDLQLKGKTAVVTGGTRGIGRSIAECFADEGANVAVCARHADQVAETVKALEARGVKAWGQPADIADKASLQAFVRGAAEALGGVDVLVSNASALVQGVTDEDWRAMFEVDLLGAVRSFEAAKPYLEKAAAANGDACFILTSSISAAEATNASSYGAIKAALIHYAKGVARENAAKGLRCNVVSPGTVLFDGGVWGNVRDNMPDFFAQMIKRNPTGRMATPEEIAAATVFLASPRSAFTTGINMVVDGAISSRVNF from the coding sequence ATGGACCTGCAGCTCAAAGGGAAGACCGCGGTGGTGACCGGCGGGACGCGCGGCATCGGCCGCAGCATCGCCGAGTGCTTCGCGGACGAGGGCGCCAACGTGGCGGTGTGCGCCCGCCACGCCGACCAGGTCGCCGAGACGGTCAAGGCGCTGGAGGCCCGGGGCGTGAAGGCCTGGGGGCAGCCGGCCGACATCGCCGACAAGGCCAGCCTGCAGGCGTTCGTCCGCGGCGCCGCCGAGGCGCTGGGGGGTGTCGACGTGCTGGTCTCCAACGCCAGCGCCCTGGTGCAGGGCGTGACCGACGAGGACTGGCGGGCGATGTTCGAGGTGGACCTGCTGGGGGCGGTCCGCAGCTTCGAGGCGGCCAAGCCCTATCTCGAGAAGGCCGCCGCGGCCAACGGCGACGCCTGCTTCATCCTGACCTCCTCGATCTCGGCCGCGGAGGCGACGAACGCCTCCTCGTACGGTGCGATCAAGGCCGCGCTGATCCACTACGCCAAGGGCGTGGCCCGCGAGAACGCGGCCAAGGGGCTGCGCTGCAACGTGGTCTCCCCCGGGACCGTGCTGTTCGACGGCGGCGTGTGGGGCAACGTGCGCGACAACATGCCGGACTTCTTCGCCCAGATGATCAAGCGCAACCCCACCGGGCGCATGGCCACGCCCGAGGAGATCGCGGCGGCCACGGTGTTCCTCGCCAGTCCCCGGTCGGCCTTCACCACCGGGATCAACATGGTGGTGGACGGGGCGATCTCGTCGCGGGTGAACTTCTAG
- a CDS encoding acyl-CoA thioesterase, with protein MDKLFFDLRATHNPHRWYMPLSNAVCVGPPGNMFMFGGVGLGAAVAAMERTCGRPVVWATAQYLSYAKPPSVVDLDVWTPVQGKYNTQARVVGHVHDREIFTVNAALGERPSELSRQWLEMPDAPKPGDCEPAEHWRGGGEGLHSRIEVRVAKGRYGADRNGQPEPDGRSLLWIRPREGFAVDAPMLAIMADFVPSGVGNALGRNAGGNSLDNTLRIRRIVPTEWVLCDIRIHGVHGGFAHGAMYLFAEDGELMATASQSLIVRIRERADER; from the coding sequence ATGGACAAGCTCTTCTTCGACCTGCGCGCCACGCACAACCCGCACCGCTGGTACATGCCGCTTTCGAACGCGGTCTGCGTGGGGCCGCCGGGAAACATGTTCATGTTCGGCGGCGTCGGCCTGGGCGCGGCGGTGGCGGCGATGGAGCGCACCTGCGGCCGGCCGGTGGTGTGGGCGACGGCGCAGTACCTGTCCTACGCCAAGCCGCCGAGCGTGGTGGACCTCGACGTCTGGACGCCGGTGCAGGGCAAGTACAACACCCAGGCCCGCGTGGTCGGCCACGTCCACGACCGCGAGATCTTCACGGTCAACGCCGCCCTCGGCGAGCGGCCCAGCGAGCTGTCGCGGCAGTGGCTGGAGATGCCGGACGCGCCCAAGCCCGGCGACTGCGAGCCGGCCGAGCACTGGCGCGGCGGCGGCGAGGGGCTGCACAGCCGGATCGAGGTGCGGGTCGCCAAGGGCCGCTACGGGGCCGACCGCAACGGCCAGCCCGAGCCCGACGGCCGCTCGCTGCTGTGGATCCGACCGCGGGAAGGGTTCGCGGTCGATGCGCCGATGCTGGCGATCATGGCCGACTTCGTCCCCTCGGGCGTCGGCAACGCCCTGGGCAGGAACGCCGGCGGCAACAGCCTCGACAACACCCTGCGGATCCGCCGGATCGTGCCGACCGAATGGGTGCTGTGCGACATCCGCATCCACGGAGTCCACGGCGGCTTCGCCCACGGCGCCATGTACCTGTTCGCCGAGGACGGCGAGCTGATGGCCACCGCCAGCCAGTCGCTGATCGTGCGGATCCGCGAAAGGGCGGACGAGCGCTAG
- a CDS encoding pirin family protein, whose product MPAKTVIAQHAAHRDDIGDLVTRRPLPGPGVDQVDPFLFLNHHGPQVYPPGNRGLPFGPHPHRGFETVTFILDGELAHRDSAGHESIIRAGGVQWMTAGSGLIHAEVSPDDFMRRGGPLEILQLWVNLPSRLKMTRPRYVGVQADEIPELSAGDGATVRLIAGTWGGVTGAVPSLTGVFMATVELKRGARAGFGALQGRNVFCYVARGEAAVNGVAASACHLVQLDLPGDTVELEGLGDGALVVFGHAQPLGEPVVAHGPFVMNTREEIVEAIRDYQAGLFDNVSA is encoded by the coding sequence GTGCCCGCCAAGACCGTCATCGCCCAGCACGCCGCCCATCGGGACGACATCGGCGACCTCGTCACCCGCAGGCCTCTGCCCGGGCCCGGCGTGGACCAGGTGGACCCCTTCCTGTTCCTCAACCACCACGGTCCGCAGGTCTATCCGCCCGGCAATCGCGGCCTGCCGTTCGGGCCGCACCCGCACCGCGGGTTCGAGACGGTGACCTTCATCCTCGACGGCGAGCTGGCCCATCGGGACTCGGCCGGCCACGAGAGCATCATCCGCGCAGGCGGGGTCCAGTGGATGACCGCCGGCTCGGGCCTCATCCACGCCGAGGTCTCGCCGGACGACTTCATGCGCCGGGGCGGGCCGCTGGAGATCCTGCAGCTGTGGGTCAACCTGCCGTCGCGGCTGAAGATGACCCGGCCGCGCTACGTTGGCGTGCAGGCGGACGAGATCCCCGAGCTGTCGGCCGGCGACGGCGCGACCGTGCGCCTGATCGCCGGGACCTGGGGCGGGGTGACCGGCGCAGTCCCCTCGCTAACCGGCGTGTTCATGGCGACGGTGGAGCTGAAGCGCGGCGCGCGGGCCGGCTTCGGGGCCCTGCAGGGGCGCAACGTCTTCTGCTACGTCGCGCGCGGCGAAGCGGCGGTCAACGGGGTGGCCGCCTCGGCCTGCCACCTCGTCCAGCTCGACCTTCCGGGCGACACCGTCGAGCTGGAGGGCCTCGGCGACGGCGCCCTCGTCGTCTTCGGCCACGCCCAGCCGCTCGGCGAGCCCGTGGTCGCGCACGGGCCCTTCGTGATGAACACCCGCGAGGAGATCGTGGAGGCGATCCGCGACTACCAGGCCGGCCTGTTCGACAACGTCTCGGCCTGA